From Verrucomicrobiota bacterium JB022, one genomic window encodes:
- a CDS encoding glycosyl hydrolase, whose translation MNPLRNLTLLALLPVVLPVVAQADRAEEFAQPGREYQAKFRWWWPHGLVDNAEIAREVRDMAAAGFGGAEIADVHHSVRDRELAPDTHGWGTQPWVDAVTVAFETAREHGMELDLTIGPSWPAAVPTVDPDHPAAMKELAVGFGQGSFPMEVPQPRVHAERGVNRQELRFVQAARVVSGDPAEKGKWVLQQDSLVDVTDKVRDGVIHWTPPSDGEWVVLAYWLRGSAQQPERGPHTEPESYVVDHFSEAGTRAVTDFWEQNILNPHLRELIKDAGGNLFEDSLEMETDSTIWTPGFAQEFQKRKGYDLMPYLPLVVQEHEKNIITYEGYNGSQVVHDFWDVLWQLYMEHHQHALQAWAAELGLGLRTQPYGMPTDAMLSAAHLDIVEGESLGFKNLDDYRSLAGGRDMGGHTVMSNEAAAYAGGAYSTTWQRVLTTLNPIFAAGVNQTFFHGYAYAEVPDVKWPGFAAFSPYGTGPGYAEAWGPRQPSWQHVPDIADYFARVQWVLQQGKPQVDVAFLRQEGYAGSGFGAPWFTTEGDATGWTHSFVAPSLLELPLAKAKNGRLAPDGANYQLLAFEGNAFRGKSITMPVQTAEKLYDYARKGKLPMIVVGDWSQPSTSGLPQKGEEAELKKIFDKLLKLPNVINVPDRESIGEAVAKLDLDRPVKHPNASLVHAHRRDGKIDYFYFSNAGKDATGEVPVSIRPSAKGAQAFEFDPWTGEIFLLPQAQREGDRYVIPVSLSPGDSRILAFAPKGTFPQAKEHQPLGPVADTLTLGDWQLTIEAWTPGDKATETKKTEHEVALDTLQPWTELPGHEFTSGLGRYTTEVEVPAEWLDRGTVTLSLGEVFDTAQVTLNGQTLPTLNPLHPVVDVTEHLQPGENTLQVEVSTTLNNQLREAHKEVFGNNSAQPYGMMGPVELRHHQPQR comes from the coding sequence ATGAATCCCCTCCGAAACCTGACCCTTTTGGCCCTGCTGCCGGTTGTTTTGCCGGTCGTGGCCCAAGCTGACCGTGCTGAAGAATTTGCCCAACCGGGCCGTGAATATCAGGCCAAGTTCCGCTGGTGGTGGCCGCATGGGCTGGTGGACAACGCCGAAATCGCCCGTGAAGTGCGCGACATGGCTGCCGCTGGCTTTGGCGGGGCCGAAATCGCCGACGTGCACCACAGCGTGCGCGATCGCGAACTCGCCCCCGACACCCACGGTTGGGGCACGCAGCCTTGGGTCGACGCTGTTACCGTAGCCTTCGAGACGGCGCGCGAGCATGGCATGGAGCTCGACCTGACGATCGGGCCGTCTTGGCCCGCCGCCGTGCCCACCGTCGACCCCGACCACCCGGCAGCCATGAAGGAGCTGGCGGTAGGCTTTGGGCAAGGCAGCTTCCCCATGGAAGTGCCGCAGCCTCGCGTGCATGCAGAGCGCGGCGTAAACCGCCAGGAGCTGCGCTTTGTGCAGGCCGCACGCGTCGTCTCCGGCGACCCGGCGGAAAAGGGCAAGTGGGTGCTGCAGCAGGATTCGCTCGTCGATGTGACCGACAAGGTGCGCGACGGTGTGATCCACTGGACGCCGCCCTCCGACGGCGAATGGGTCGTATTGGCCTACTGGCTACGCGGCTCGGCTCAACAGCCGGAGCGTGGGCCGCATACCGAGCCCGAGTCTTACGTGGTCGACCACTTCAGCGAGGCCGGCACACGCGCCGTAACCGATTTTTGGGAGCAGAACATCCTCAACCCGCACCTGCGCGAGCTGATCAAGGACGCGGGCGGCAACCTGTTCGAAGACTCCCTCGAAATGGAGACCGACTCCACCATCTGGACCCCCGGCTTTGCCCAGGAGTTCCAGAAGCGCAAGGGCTACGACCTGATGCCCTACCTGCCGCTGGTGGTGCAGGAGCACGAGAAGAACATCATCACCTATGAGGGCTACAACGGAAGCCAAGTGGTGCACGATTTCTGGGATGTCCTGTGGCAACTCTACATGGAGCACCACCAGCACGCCCTGCAGGCTTGGGCGGCGGAGCTGGGCCTCGGCCTGCGCACGCAGCCCTATGGCATGCCGACCGACGCCATGCTCTCCGCCGCACACCTCGACATCGTCGAAGGCGAGTCGCTCGGCTTCAAGAACCTCGACGACTACCGCTCGTTGGCGGGCGGGCGCGACATGGGCGGCCATACCGTGATGTCCAACGAAGCGGCGGCCTATGCCGGCGGAGCCTACAGCACCACCTGGCAGCGGGTATTGACGACCCTCAACCCGATCTTCGCGGCGGGGGTCAACCAGACCTTCTTCCACGGCTACGCGTATGCCGAAGTGCCGGACGTGAAGTGGCCGGGCTTCGCGGCCTTTTCGCCCTATGGAACCGGCCCTGGTTACGCCGAGGCCTGGGGGCCGCGTCAGCCGAGCTGGCAACACGTGCCCGACATTGCCGACTACTTTGCGCGCGTGCAATGGGTGCTGCAGCAGGGCAAGCCGCAGGTCGACGTGGCGTTCCTGCGTCAGGAAGGCTATGCCGGCTCGGGCTTTGGCGCCCCGTGGTTCACCACCGAGGGCGACGCCACCGGCTGGACGCACTCCTTTGTCGCCCCCTCGCTGCTGGAGCTGCCGCTGGCGAAGGCCAAGAACGGCCGCCTCGCACCCGACGGCGCGAATTACCAGCTGCTCGCCTTCGAGGGCAACGCCTTCCGCGGCAAGAGCATCACCATGCCGGTGCAGACGGCGGAGAAGCTCTACGACTACGCACGCAAGGGCAAGCTGCCCATGATCGTGGTCGGCGACTGGTCGCAACCCTCCACCTCCGGCCTGCCGCAAAAGGGCGAAGAGGCCGAGCTGAAGAAGATCTTCGACAAGCTGCTCAAGCTGCCCAACGTGATCAACGTGCCCGACCGTGAGTCGATTGGCGAAGCGGTGGCCAAGCTGGACCTCGACCGCCCGGTCAAGCACCCGAACGCTTCGCTCGTGCACGCGCACCGCCGCGACGGCAAGATCGACTACTTCTACTTCTCCAACGCAGGCAAGGACGCCACCGGCGAGGTGCCTGTCTCGATCCGCCCGAGCGCCAAGGGTGCCCAGGCCTTCGAGTTCGACCCGTGGACGGGCGAGATCTTCCTGCTGCCGCAGGCCCAACGCGAAGGCGACCGCTACGTGATCCCCGTGTCGCTCTCCCCGGGCGATTCGCGCATCCTGGCCTTCGCCCCCAAGGGCACCTTCCCCCAAGCCAAGGAGCACCAGCCGCTCGGCCCCGTGGCCGACACACTGACCCTCGGCGACTGGCAGCTGACGATCGAGGCCTGGACGCCGGGCGATAAGGCCACCGAAACGAAGAAGACCGAGCACGAGGTGGCGCTCGATACGCTGCAGCCGTGGACGGAGCTGCCCGGTCATGAGTTTACCTCGGGCCTGGGCCGCTACACGACCGAAGTCGAGGTGCCCGCCGAGTGGCTCGACCGTGGCACGGTGACGCTGAGCCTGGGCGAAGTCTTCGACACCGCACAGGTGACGCTCAATGGCCAGACGCTGCCCACGCTCAACCCGCTGCACCCGGTGGTCGACGTGACCGAGCACCTCCAGCCGGGCGAAAACACCCTGCAGGTGGAAGTCAGCACCACGCTGAACAACCAACTTCGCGAGGCGCACAAGGAAGTGTTTGGCAATAACTCCGCACAGCCCTATGGCATGATGGGGCCGGTGGAACTCCGCCACCACCAGCCGCAGCGCTAG
- a CDS encoding aspartate/glutamate racemase family protein — protein sequence MPKTLGFLHTSATLVPIFQDLAKTHLPGVETFHLSDDSLIKDVIRKGKLTPETARRVVDHVASAANAGADQILVTCSSIGRAVEAAAALTSVPVLRVDQPMADEAVRTGKKIGVIATLPTTLDPTADLVERRAAVAGKQIELTARLCEGAFEALMSGDSATHDAKVAAALRELMEQVDVIVLAQASMARVVGTLSESERKVPILASPPLAMQHLATILG from the coding sequence ATGCCCAAGACCCTCGGATTCCTCCACACCTCCGCCACTTTGGTCCCCATCTTCCAGGACCTCGCCAAGACGCACCTCCCCGGCGTCGAGACGTTTCACCTTTCCGACGACAGCCTGATCAAGGACGTGATCCGCAAGGGCAAGCTGACGCCCGAGACGGCCCGCCGCGTGGTCGACCATGTGGCCTCCGCCGCCAATGCGGGTGCGGACCAGATCCTCGTCACCTGCTCGTCCATCGGGCGTGCCGTCGAGGCGGCTGCCGCGCTGACCTCGGTGCCCGTTTTGCGCGTGGACCAGCCGATGGCCGACGAAGCGGTGCGCACCGGCAAGAAGATCGGCGTGATCGCCACCTTGCCCACCACACTCGACCCGACGGCCGACCTGGTGGAGCGCCGCGCAGCCGTCGCCGGCAAGCAGATCGAGCTGACCGCCCGCCTGTGCGAAGGTGCCTTTGAGGCCTTGATGAGCGGCGACTCTGCCACGCACGACGCCAAGGTGGCCGCCGCCCTGCGCGAGCTGATGGAGCAGGTCGACGTGATCGTGCTGGCACAGGCTTCCATGGCCCGCGTGGTCGGCACGCTCTCGGAAAGCGAGCGCAAGGTGCCGATCCTGGCCAGCCCGCCTTTGGCCATGCAGCACCTGGCTACGATCTTAGGTTAG
- a CDS encoding four-carbon acid sugar kinase family protein, protein MPDRATQLKLAFYGDDFTGSTDALESLSLAGAHTILLLDVPDAATLARHAQAQAVGIAGHSRSMTPSSMEDTLRPAFKRLKNLRAPFVHYKVCSTFDSSPKVGSIGHAIGIGLEIFDSPFVPVVVGAPALGRYCAFGNLFARLGTGKTGEVHRLDRHPSMSRHPVTPADESDLRRHLARQTDLKIGLIDVTQLSRPLEEARAALAELVKTGHRIIFFDALEERHLETIGHLLAPYGTPEQPLFCAGSSGLGRALGLHWQSTGELTPPAAWTPAEAVEPLLVISGSASPVTAAQIAAAREAGFAEVALDTASLLAGQVTHLGEPLERTVKALRAGQSVVVHTCSGPDDPRLKVRVPSGVDTAKVLGTALGQVARQSAGAVNLERVIIAGGDSSSYAGRAMGIQAVEMHAPFASGAPLCRARAPSSTLDGVQLNFKGGQVGAPDYFLAAQRGHL, encoded by the coding sequence ATGCCCGACCGCGCGACGCAGTTGAAACTGGCTTTTTACGGCGACGACTTCACCGGCTCGACCGATGCCCTCGAATCGTTGTCGCTGGCGGGTGCGCACACCATCCTGCTGCTCGACGTGCCCGACGCCGCCACGCTGGCCCGCCATGCGCAGGCCCAGGCGGTCGGCATCGCCGGGCATAGCCGCTCGATGACGCCTTCCTCGATGGAAGACACGCTGCGGCCCGCCTTCAAGCGCCTGAAAAACCTGCGCGCGCCCTTCGTCCATTACAAGGTCTGCTCCACCTTCGATTCGTCGCCCAAGGTGGGCAGCATCGGCCATGCGATCGGGATCGGGCTGGAGATCTTCGACTCGCCCTTTGTGCCGGTCGTGGTGGGCGCGCCCGCGCTGGGCCGCTATTGCGCGTTTGGCAACCTCTTTGCGCGCCTGGGCACGGGCAAGACGGGCGAAGTCCACCGCCTCGACCGCCACCCGTCGATGAGTCGCCACCCGGTGACGCCTGCCGACGAGAGCGACTTGCGCCGCCACCTGGCCCGCCAGACCGACCTCAAGATCGGCCTGATCGACGTGACGCAGCTCAGCCGCCCGCTGGAGGAGGCCCGTGCGGCCCTCGCGGAGCTGGTAAAGACGGGCCACCGCATCATTTTCTTCGACGCGCTGGAAGAGCGCCACCTGGAGACGATCGGCCACTTGCTCGCACCCTACGGCACTCCCGAGCAGCCGCTGTTTTGCGCCGGCTCGTCGGGCCTCGGGCGCGCGCTGGGCTTGCACTGGCAATCAACCGGCGAATTGACGCCCCCTGCCGCGTGGACGCCCGCCGAAGCGGTCGAGCCCCTGCTGGTGATCTCGGGCAGCGCATCGCCGGTGACAGCCGCGCAGATCGCCGCCGCCCGCGAGGCCGGGTTTGCCGAAGTGGCCCTCGATACCGCCTCGCTGCTGGCCGGGCAAGTGACGCACCTCGGCGAGCCGCTGGAGCGCACCGTCAAGGCCCTCCGCGCCGGCCAATCTGTGGTCGTGCACACCTGCTCGGGCCCCGATGACCCCCGGCTGAAGGTGCGCGTGCCCTCCGGCGTCGATACCGCCAAGGTGCTGGGCACCGCGTTGGGGCAAGTGGCCCGCCAGTCGGCTGGTGCCGTCAACCTCGAACGCGTGATCATTGCCGGCGGCGACTCGTCGAGCTATGCGGGCCGCGCGATGGGAATCCAGGCGGTGGAGATGCACGCGCCTTTTGCCAGCGGCGCTCCGCTCTGCCGCGCCCGCGCCCCCAGCTCCACCCTCGACGGCGTGCAACTGAATTTCAAAGGCGGCCAGGTCGGCGCTCCCGACTATTTCCTGGCCGCGCAACGTGGTCACCTCTGA
- a CDS encoding bile acid:sodium symporter family protein, producing the protein MQKFRQALLAGSAVALIVFLVGLALGNAGLWQPAALIACVLFAPGLGAIPALGGYQYTAWILTAVVAGLLYPQELLYVGDFDLRNKWLILFVVQAVMFGMGTQMSLRDFSDVVRSPRGVLIGMVCQFTIMPFSGYFIARAFGFEPEIAAGIILIGACSSGLASNVMAYIARANLALSVTVTAVATLAAPLATPFMMKLLAGTMVEVVFLGMMLQIIKIVVVPIGSAMLHDYLKTASATGWKVVGFLALLSLAWLGSLALGAWGFWTAHAPESLLPFIGIVGFVAGAIVIGLVYHLLVRGLPQIERLMPLLSMVGIVYFTTVTTAAGRDDLLRVGLLLFAAAVIHNAAGYILGYWMSRLLGLDRNSARTVSLEVGLQNGGMASGIAGSMGMLGTLGLASAVFSPWMNISGSILANYWQKHPVDKPSSE; encoded by the coding sequence ATGCAGAAATTCCGCCAAGCCCTCCTCGCCGGCAGTGCTGTCGCCCTCATCGTATTCCTTGTGGGCCTCGCCCTGGGCAATGCGGGGCTGTGGCAGCCAGCGGCGCTGATCGCTTGCGTCCTCTTTGCGCCTGGGCTGGGAGCGATCCCCGCCCTCGGGGGCTACCAATATACCGCCTGGATCCTCACCGCCGTCGTAGCGGGCCTGCTCTACCCGCAGGAGCTGCTCTACGTGGGCGATTTCGACCTGCGCAACAAGTGGTTGATCCTCTTTGTGGTGCAGGCGGTGATGTTTGGGATGGGCACGCAGATGAGCCTGCGCGACTTCAGCGATGTCGTGCGCTCGCCGCGCGGGGTGTTGATCGGGATGGTCTGCCAGTTCACGATCATGCCGTTCAGCGGCTACTTTATTGCCAGGGCGTTCGGCTTCGAGCCCGAGATTGCCGCTGGGATCATCCTGATCGGCGCGTGCTCCAGCGGCTTGGCTTCCAACGTGATGGCTTACATCGCCCGGGCCAATCTCGCACTGTCGGTCACCGTGACGGCCGTCGCCACCCTCGCCGCCCCGCTCGCCACGCCCTTCATGATGAAGCTGCTGGCGGGGACGATGGTGGAGGTGGTCTTCCTGGGCATGATGCTGCAGATCATCAAGATCGTGGTGGTGCCCATCGGCTCGGCCATGCTGCACGACTACCTCAAGACGGCCTCCGCGACAGGCTGGAAGGTGGTCGGCTTCCTCGCCTTGCTCAGCTTGGCTTGGCTTGGATCGTTGGCTCTGGGTGCCTGGGGCTTCTGGACGGCCCATGCGCCGGAGTCGCTGCTGCCGTTCATCGGGATCGTGGGCTTTGTGGCGGGTGCGATCGTGATCGGCCTGGTGTATCACCTACTGGTGCGCGGCCTGCCGCAGATCGAGCGCCTGATGCCGCTGCTCTCGATGGTCGGTATCGTCTATTTTACTACCGTCACCACTGCCGCCGGGCGCGACGACCTGCTGCGCGTGGGCCTTTTGCTCTTCGCCGCCGCCGTGATCCACAACGCTGCGGGGTATATCCTCGGCTACTGGATGAGCCGCCTGCTGGGCCTCGACCGCAATTCCGCTCGTACTGTTTCACTGGAAGTGGGCCTGCAGAATGGTGGAATGGCTTCCGGTATCGCGGGCTCGATGGGCATGCTGGGCACTTTGGGCCTGGCCTCGGCCGTTTTCAGCCCGTGGATGAACATCTCCGGCTCCATCCTGGCCAACTACTGGCAAAAGCACCCGGTGGACAAACCCTCTTCCGAATAA
- a CDS encoding family 78 glycoside hydrolase catalytic domain — MPELTVTHLRCEYLTNPLGIDEKAPRLSWALQSTRRGARQQAYRIQVATSPEALAGDRELLWDSGRVESRRTTHVAYAGQPLASRQEVCWQVTVWDDAGAVVSSEIGRWSMGLLEPSDWSAQWISYDPEILKRDPEAVEPTLTEPGTPTYFRKGFDVTTRVKRATVYATARGVIELFLNGENIGRDYLVPEWTDYDHRIQYRTFDVTDMLRDGGNAIGIILGDGWWSGYVGWQETRARYGSLVNSLLVQLELELENGETVVYGTGPDWRCDTGAIRRSDFMLGEIYDGMRKQKNWNGPGFDESKWLPSLPVEAPTVPLVAQRAEPVQETQILQPISRTEIRPNVYIYDLGQNIAGWVYLKTKAKPGTRIKIRHAERLTPAGELYTENLRRATSEDEIVVGTNGEVDFRPHFTFHGFQYFEISGLDEAPPEGAATGRMIQSATPATGHFECSNPDVNRLWLNGVWSQKDNFLSVPTDCPQRDERLGWMGDAQIFCRTAAYNADVAAFFTKWLTDVTDAQTEDGIFPDTAPRLREDDNFIGLDDLVGGAAWADAGVIIPYTMWQVYGDFRLIDRMWGAMVAWLSYLERTNPEYLRLNELRNNYGDWLCIPSDREFRTHSPMKNLLATAFWADDAKKMAHMAQALGKQDDAERFQQMYERVRAAFQKEFLRPDGSLTVDTQTAYLLALDFELIPQELRKAAADHLVENIRKLDWHLSTGFVGIRFLNPILSETGHNDVAYRLLLQDTYPSWLYPVKHGATTIWERWNGWTEEGGFFDPLMNSFNHYSLGSIGEWLYRYVAGIEVDPTKPGFQHFRLRPFPGKGLDYAKASYRTMHGEVASSWKQEGTSFNWEITIPANTEAEVSIPAAEGVTPRIDGQEAQGLAADGRFVTTLPAGTYRITSTLPSA, encoded by the coding sequence ATGCCCGAACTGACGGTCACCCACCTCCGCTGCGAATACCTGACGAACCCGCTGGGGATCGACGAAAAGGCGCCCCGCCTCAGCTGGGCCCTTCAGTCCACCCGCCGCGGCGCGCGTCAACAGGCCTACCGCATCCAGGTAGCCACCTCCCCCGAAGCCCTCGCGGGCGACCGCGAGCTGCTCTGGGACAGCGGGCGGGTGGAGAGCCGCCGCACCACCCATGTCGCCTACGCCGGCCAGCCCCTCGCCTCGCGTCAGGAAGTCTGCTGGCAGGTGACGGTGTGGGACGATGCGGGCGCGGTCGTCAGTTCGGAAATCGGCCGCTGGTCGATGGGCCTGCTTGAGCCCAGCGACTGGTCGGCCCAATGGATCTCCTACGACCCGGAGATCCTCAAGCGCGACCCGGAAGCCGTCGAGCCGACGCTGACGGAGCCGGGTACGCCTACCTATTTCCGCAAGGGCTTCGACGTCACCACCCGCGTCAAGCGGGCCACCGTCTACGCGACCGCACGCGGCGTGATCGAGCTCTTCCTCAACGGCGAGAACATCGGCCGCGATTACCTCGTGCCCGAGTGGACCGACTACGACCACCGCATCCAGTACCGCACCTTTGACGTGACGGACATGCTGCGCGACGGCGGCAACGCCATCGGCATCATCCTGGGCGACGGCTGGTGGAGCGGCTACGTGGGCTGGCAGGAGACGCGTGCGCGCTACGGCTCGCTCGTCAACAGCCTGCTGGTGCAACTGGAACTGGAGCTGGAAAACGGCGAAACCGTCGTCTACGGCACCGGCCCCGACTGGCGCTGCGACACCGGCGCGATCCGCCGATCCGACTTCATGCTGGGCGAGATCTACGACGGCATGCGCAAGCAGAAGAACTGGAACGGCCCGGGCTTCGACGAAAGCAAGTGGCTGCCCTCCCTCCCGGTCGAAGCGCCCACCGTGCCCCTCGTGGCCCAGCGCGCCGAGCCGGTGCAGGAGACGCAGATCCTGCAGCCGATCAGCCGCACCGAGATTCGCCCCAACGTCTACATCTACGACCTCGGGCAAAACATCGCCGGCTGGGTCTACCTCAAGACCAAGGCCAAGCCCGGCACGCGCATCAAGATCCGCCACGCCGAGCGCCTCACGCCCGCAGGCGAGCTCTACACCGAGAACCTCCGCCGCGCCACCTCCGAAGACGAGATCGTGGTCGGCACCAATGGCGAGGTGGACTTCCGCCCGCACTTCACTTTCCACGGCTTCCAGTATTTCGAGATCAGCGGGCTTGATGAAGCGCCGCCCGAGGGCGCCGCGACCGGCCGCATGATCCAGAGCGCCACCCCGGCCACCGGGCACTTCGAGTGCTCGAACCCCGACGTCAACCGCCTGTGGCTCAACGGCGTGTGGTCGCAAAAGGACAACTTCCTCAGCGTGCCCACCGACTGCCCGCAGCGCGACGAGCGCCTCGGCTGGATGGGCGACGCCCAGATTTTCTGCCGCACGGCCGCCTATAACGCCGATGTCGCCGCCTTCTTCACAAAGTGGCTGACCGACGTGACCGACGCGCAGACCGAGGACGGCATCTTCCCCGACACCGCGCCGCGCCTGCGTGAAGACGACAACTTTATCGGCCTCGACGACCTCGTGGGCGGTGCCGCCTGGGCCGACGCGGGCGTCATCATCCCCTACACCATGTGGCAGGTCTACGGCGACTTCCGCCTGATCGACCGCATGTGGGGCGCGATGGTCGCATGGCTTTCCTACCTCGAGCGCACCAACCCGGAATACCTGCGCCTCAACGAGCTGCGCAACAATTACGGCGACTGGCTCTGCATCCCGTCGGACCGCGAGTTCCGCACCCACTCGCCGATGAAAAACCTGCTCGCCACGGCCTTCTGGGCCGACGACGCCAAGAAGATGGCGCACATGGCGCAGGCCCTCGGCAAGCAGGACGATGCCGAGCGCTTCCAGCAGATGTACGAGCGCGTGCGCGCCGCCTTCCAAAAGGAATTCCTGCGCCCCGACGGCAGCCTGACGGTCGACACCCAGACGGCTTACCTCCTCGCGCTCGACTTCGAGCTGATCCCGCAGGAGCTGCGCAAGGCCGCCGCCGACCACCTCGTGGAAAACATCCGTAAGCTCGACTGGCACCTCAGCACGGGCTTTGTCGGCATCCGCTTCCTCAACCCGATCCTTTCCGAGACGGGCCACAACGACGTCGCCTACCGCCTGCTGCTGCAAGACACCTACCCGTCGTGGCTCTACCCGGTGAAGCACGGCGCCACCACGATCTGGGAGCGCTGGAACGGCTGGACGGAAGAAGGCGGCTTCTTCGACCCGCTGATGAATTCGTTCAACCACTACTCGCTCGGTTCCATCGGCGAGTGGCTCTACCGCTACGTGGCGGGCATCGAAGTCGACCCGACAAAGCCGGGCTTCCAGCACTTCCGCCTGCGCCCGTTCCCCGGCAAGGGCCTCGACTATGCCAAGGCCAGCTACCGCACGATGCACGGCGAGGTCGCCAGCTCGTGGAAGCAGGAAGGCACCAGCTTTAACTGGGAAATCACCATCCCGGCCAACACCGAGGCGGAGGTCTCCATCCCCGCCGCAGAGGGTGTGACGCCGCGTATCGACGGCCAGGAAGCGCAAGGCCTGGCCGCCGACGGTCGCTTTGTCACCACCCTGCCCGCCGGCACCTACCGCATCACCTCCACCCTGCCCAGCGCCTAG
- a CDS encoding ribulose-bisphosphate carboxylase large subunit family protein encodes MERIRATYLIETPVAVADAAAVLAGEQSCGTFVAVPGETDELRERFAARVEAIEDLGASGSPSLPGGKKSGAYRRARVTISWALENVGYNLPTLISTIQGNLYEIRQFTGLRLQDIELPASFAQHFSGPKFGVEGCRKLTGVEGRPLIGTIIKPSVGLSPEQTAEIVRVLVEAGIDFIKDDELMANPPHSPFDARVKAVMDVINRHADRTGKKVMYAFNLTDELDAMQRHYDTIVAAGGTAAMISLVSAGMVASKKICDRGELAIHGHRNGWGMMTRHPMIGMDYTAMVKLWRLAGVDQLHVNGIANKFWEDDDSVVASMEACAAPFLGGKNPLPVVSSGQWGAQAPETYRRTQTTDLLYQAGGGIMAHPDGPAAGVRSLQRWWQAAVEGLTAQQALATYPDLQPSWDKFGPL; translated from the coding sequence ATGGAACGTATTCGCGCTACTTACCTGATCGAAACCCCGGTGGCGGTCGCCGACGCGGCCGCCGTGCTCGCGGGCGAACAATCGTGCGGCACCTTCGTGGCCGTCCCGGGCGAGACCGATGAGCTGCGCGAACGCTTTGCCGCCCGCGTGGAGGCGATCGAAGACCTCGGCGCGAGCGGCTCCCCCAGCCTGCCGGGCGGCAAGAAGAGCGGGGCCTACCGCCGCGCCCGCGTCACCATCTCGTGGGCGCTGGAAAATGTGGGCTACAACCTGCCGACGCTGATCTCGACCATCCAGGGCAACCTGTACGAGATCCGCCAGTTTACCGGCCTGCGCCTGCAAGACATCGAGCTGCCCGCGAGCTTCGCCCAGCACTTCTCCGGCCCCAAATTCGGGGTCGAGGGCTGCCGCAAGCTGACGGGGGTCGAAGGCCGTCCGCTGATCGGCACGATCATCAAGCCCAGCGTCGGCCTTTCGCCAGAGCAGACGGCCGAGATTGTACGCGTGCTGGTGGAGGCGGGGATCGACTTCATCAAGGACGACGAGCTGATGGCCAACCCGCCGCACTCGCCGTTTGACGCCCGCGTGAAGGCGGTGATGGACGTGATCAACCGCCACGCCGACCGCACGGGCAAGAAGGTAATGTATGCCTTCAACCTCACCGACGAGCTGGACGCGATGCAGCGCCACTACGATACCATCGTGGCGGCTGGCGGCACCGCAGCGATGATCAGCCTCGTGAGCGCAGGCATGGTGGCCAGCAAGAAGATTTGCGACCGGGGCGAGCTGGCCATCCACGGCCACCGCAATGGCTGGGGCATGATGACCCGTCACCCGATGATCGGCATGGACTACACCGCGATGGTAAAGCTGTGGCGCCTCGCCGGGGTGGACCAGCTACACGTCAACGGCATTGCGAACAAGTTCTGGGAAGACGACGACTCGGTGGTGGCCTCGATGGAGGCTTGCGCCGCGCCCTTCCTCGGCGGCAAAAACCCGCTGCCCGTCGTCTCCTCCGGCCAATGGGGCGCGCAAGCCCCCGAGACCTACCGCCGCACACAGACGACCGACCTGCTCTACCAGGCCGGGGGTGGCATCATGGCCCACCCGGATGGCCCCGCCGCTGGCGTGCGTTCGCTGCAACGCTGGTGGCAGGCGGCGGTCGAAGGCCTCACGGCCCAGCAGGCCCTCGCCACCTATCCCGATTTGCAGCCCTCGTGGGATAAATTCGGCCCTCTCTGA